One Manihot esculenta cultivar AM560-2 chromosome 6, M.esculenta_v8, whole genome shotgun sequence DNA segment encodes these proteins:
- the LOC110617614 gene encoding uncharacterized protein LOC110617614 isoform X2, whose amino-acid sequence MTWITMVGPARFCPSSQGPARPKPPAMETPERSSSSSTSTCYSSSPLPPSVTRLWRPAAQRNLRNQWSKLASYRTQWVASSSSGRSHATSHVNAYLSQKYMPSMELGVLNDMPDIRKKACSKLFKQQELHRSKLLSSYKDMVTVVTHMVNTSRSMRCYVKGTSSSPILQFSSTSEDNNDTGDGAGIPVFASWPISSFEQLAEELVHMFISELSLKRLLVVELHTVSCEVPQVNESYWSNEVYPGEFDDLSICNLYSKETRKPVPPRLVEGKYDLPSMQFKGQPNQDILQVYLTTWLAEVNVDIHRVDEIFAIIGEEMHVNLS is encoded by the exons ATGACGTGGATTACCATGGTGGGCCCAGCACGTTTTTGTCCTTCTAGTCAGGGACCTGCGAGACCTAAACCCCCAGCAATGGAAACCCCAGAACGAAGTTCTTCCTCTTCTACTTCCACTTGCTACAGCTCCTCGCCACTGCCACCATCAGTTACGCGACTATGGAGACCGGCTGCGCAGCGAAACTTAAGAAACCAGTGGTCAAAGTTAGCTTCTTACAGGACCCAATGGGTGGCTTCCTCTTCTTCTGGGAGATCTCACGCTACTTCCCATGTCAACGCTTATCTCTCTCAAAA ATACATGCCTTCAATGGAGCTGGGGGTCCTAAATGATATGCCAGATATTCGGAAGAAAGCTTGTTCTAAATTGTTTAAACAACAG gagCTTCATAGGAGCAAACTTTTGTCATCTTACAAGGATATG GTAACTGTTGTAACTCACATGGTCAACACTAGTAGATCCATGAGATGCTATGTCAAAGGGACAAGCAGTAGTCCGATTCTGCAATTTTCTAGTACTTCTGAGGATAATAATGACACTGGTGACGGTGCTGGAATTCCAGTCTTTGCCTCTTGGCCAATTTCTTCATTTG AGCAATTAGCAGAGGAGCTTGTTCACATGTTTATATCTGAGCTCAGTTTGAAG AGACTACTCGTAGTGGAGTTGCATACAGTTAGCTGTGAGGTTCCACAAGTCAATGAGTCGTACTGGTCAAATGAGGTGTATCCAGGAGAGTTTGATGATCTGAGCATTTGCAACTTGTATTCGAAGGAAACCCGTAAACCAGTGCCCCCAAGATTGGTGGAAGGGAAGTATGATTTGCCTAGCATGCAATTCAAGGGTCAACCAAACCAGGATATTTTGCAG GTTTATCTAACGACATGGCTGGCAGAGGTGAATGTAGATATCCATAG GGTGGATGAAATATTTGCAATTATAGGAGAGGAAATGCATGTCAACTTATCGTGA
- the LOC110617614 gene encoding uncharacterized protein LOC110617614 isoform X1, whose translation MVGPARFCPSSQGPARPKPPAMETPERSSSSSTSTCYSSSPLPPSVTRLWRPAAQRNLRNQWSKLASYRTQWVASSSSGRSHATSHVNAYLSQKYMPSMELGVLNDMPDIRKKACSKLFKQQELHRSKLLSSYKDMVTVVTHMVNTSRSMRCYVKGTSSSPILQFSSTSEDNNDTGDGAGIPVFASWPISSFEQLAEELVHMFISELSLKRLLVVELHTVSCEVPQVNESYWSNEVYPGEFDDLSICNLYSKETRKPVPPRLVEGKYDLPSMQFKGQPNQDILQVYLTTWLAEVNVDIHRVDEIFAIIGEEMHVNLS comes from the exons ATGGTGGGCCCAGCACGTTTTTGTCCTTCTAGTCAGGGACCTGCGAGACCTAAACCCCCAGCAATGGAAACCCCAGAACGAAGTTCTTCCTCTTCTACTTCCACTTGCTACAGCTCCTCGCCACTGCCACCATCAGTTACGCGACTATGGAGACCGGCTGCGCAGCGAAACTTAAGAAACCAGTGGTCAAAGTTAGCTTCTTACAGGACCCAATGGGTGGCTTCCTCTTCTTCTGGGAGATCTCACGCTACTTCCCATGTCAACGCTTATCTCTCTCAAAA ATACATGCCTTCAATGGAGCTGGGGGTCCTAAATGATATGCCAGATATTCGGAAGAAAGCTTGTTCTAAATTGTTTAAACAACAG gagCTTCATAGGAGCAAACTTTTGTCATCTTACAAGGATATG GTAACTGTTGTAACTCACATGGTCAACACTAGTAGATCCATGAGATGCTATGTCAAAGGGACAAGCAGTAGTCCGATTCTGCAATTTTCTAGTACTTCTGAGGATAATAATGACACTGGTGACGGTGCTGGAATTCCAGTCTTTGCCTCTTGGCCAATTTCTTCATTTG AGCAATTAGCAGAGGAGCTTGTTCACATGTTTATATCTGAGCTCAGTTTGAAG AGACTACTCGTAGTGGAGTTGCATACAGTTAGCTGTGAGGTTCCACAAGTCAATGAGTCGTACTGGTCAAATGAGGTGTATCCAGGAGAGTTTGATGATCTGAGCATTTGCAACTTGTATTCGAAGGAAACCCGTAAACCAGTGCCCCCAAGATTGGTGGAAGGGAAGTATGATTTGCCTAGCATGCAATTCAAGGGTCAACCAAACCAGGATATTTTGCAG GTTTATCTAACGACATGGCTGGCAGAGGTGAATGTAGATATCCATAG GGTGGATGAAATATTTGCAATTATAGGAGAGGAAATGCATGTCAACTTATCGTGA
- the LOC110617615 gene encoding protein Asterix: MSSHNNSASSANDPRQPSAAKPYSPPMVLPQDLPVDYAGFIAVIFGVAGVMFRYKLCSWLAIIFCAQSLVNMRNVENDLKQVSMASMFAIMGLVTNYLGPARHSPQAQK, translated from the exons ATGTCGTCGCATAACAATTCGGCATCGTCTGCGAACGATCCACGCCAGCCATCGGCGGCGAAGCCTTACTCGCCACCGATGGTTTTGCCTCAAGATCTTCCTGTCGATTACGCTGGTTTCATCGCCGTTATTTTCGGAGTTGCTGGCGTCATGTTTAGG TACAAGCTTTGCTCATGGCTTGCAATAATTTTTTGTGCCCAATCACTTGTCAACATGAGAAATGTCGAGAATGATCTGAAACAGGTTTCCATGGCCTCCAt GTTTGCGATCATGGGTTTGGTGACGAACTACTTGGGGCCTGCACGACACAGTCCACAAGCACAGAAGTGA
- the LOC110618181 gene encoding UDP-glycosyltransferase 83A1 — MGRKPHVMVVPFPAQGHVAPLMKLAYNLAGHGIKVTFVNTESIHVKLTSAMPGKFKEQSPICLVSIPEGLEPNHDGKDIFEAIENASIFMPGHLQTLIENIKQLNDDDQVTHVVADISVGWALETAEKMGIKRAAFVPYGAGNLALILHNPMLIEAGIIDVHGTPLKDERISLSEEIPAWNKNELLWSCPDNLEAQKFTFRHFVRKAVEIVKISDWLLVNSFYELEQPACDLIPNSLPIGPLSASDHLGTYPGNFWPEDSTCLSWLDQQPPRSVIYAAFGSSVVCDQKQFNELAYGLENLGLPFLWVVRSNFTNGLQVEFPDGFIKRVEKYGKIVQWAPQEKVLAHPSTACFFSHCGWNSTMEGIIKGVPFLCWPYIVDQLHNKSYICETWKVGIELIPDDNGIVTRHEIKTKLEKLLSDEDIEANSLKLKEMARKSTSGDGGSSFKNFISFVEQIKQ; from the exons ATGGGCAGAAAACCACATGTGATGGTTGTACCATTTCCAGCACAAGGCCATGTAGCTCCTCTCATGAAGTTGGCATACAACCTAGCTGGCCATGGAATCAAGGTCACATTTGTTAACACAGAATCCATACATGTAAAACTGACGTCTGCAATGCCTGGGAAATTCAAGGAGCAAAGCCCAATATGCCTAGTTTCAATTCCTGAAGGCTTGGAACCCAATCATGATGGAAAAGATATATTTGAAGCAATAGAGAATGCATCAATTTTTATGCCAGGTCATCTGCAGACGTTGATTGAAAATATAAAGCAGTTAAATGATGATGACCAAGTAACTCATGTCGTTGCTGACATATCAGTTGGTTGGGCACTGGAAACAGCTGAGAAAATGGGCATCAAGCGAGCTGCTTTTGTTCCTTATGGAGCAGGAAACTTGGCTTTGATACTGCATAATCCTATGCTTATTGAGGCTGGAATCATAGATGTTCATG GAACTCCATTGAAAGATGAGCGTATCAGTCTGTCTGAGGAAATTCCTGCCTGGAACAAAAATGAACTTCTATGGAGCTGCCCAGATAATCTAGAAGCGCAGAAATTCACATTTCGACATTTTGTTCGTAAGGCTGTGGAAATTGTCAAAATTTCAGATTGGCTTCTTGTCAATTCGTTTTATGAACTTGAGCAACCAGCCTGTGATTTGATTCCCAACAGCTTACCCATTGGTCCATTGTCAGCAAGTGATCATTTGGGAACTTATCCTGGAAACTTTTGGCCTGAGGACTCAACTTGCTTAAGCTGGCTTGATCAACAGCCTCCACGCTCAGTCATCTATGCTGCATTTGGAAGTTCAGTAGTCTGTGACCAGAAACAATTTAATGAATTGGCCTATGGTCTTGAGAACCTAGGACTGCCATTTTTATGGGTCGTCAGATCAAATTTTACAAATGGATTGCAAGTGGAATTCCCTGATGGGTTCATAAAGAGAGTAGAAAAATATGGGAAGATAGTCCAATGGGCTCCTCAGGAGAAAGTGTTAGCTCACCCATCTACTGCATGTTTCTTCTCTCACTGTGGATGGAATTCAACCATGGAGGGCATAATCAAGGGGGTGCCTTTTTTATGTTGGCCTTACATTGTAGATCAACTCCATAACAAGAGTTACATATGTGAAACTTGGAAAGTTGGTATAGAATTGATCCCAGATGACAATGGGATTGTAACTAGGCATGAAATCAAGACAAAGTTAGAGAAACTGCTTTCTGATGAGGATATAGAAGCCAATTCATTGAAGTTGAAGGAAATGGCTAGAAAGAGCACTAGTGGTGATGGTGGatcatctttcaagaatttcatAAGCTTTGTTGAACAGATAAAGCAATAG
- the LOC110617162 gene encoding UDP-glycosyltransferase 83A1 encodes MQASVHFSIMGRKPHVIVVPCPAQGHVAPLMKLAYNLANHGVKVTFVNTESTHVKLMSAMSEKLKEKIPIRLVSVPEGLDGEDMKVFTERAPSTMPPLLQNLIENINELNIDEQVTHVIADVSAGWALQAAEKMGIERVAFVPCGVATLALALHTRRLTEAGMIDVDGTPMKDELISLSNRIPAWKKNELSWSFHGNPEWEKFVFQHFIRTTIEIVKISNWLLANSFYELEPSACDLIPNISPIGPLCASDHLGTFAGNFWPEDSTCLNWLDQQPPRSVIYAAFGSTRVCNQQQFNELALGLEMVGRPFLWVIRSDFTNGKVEFPDDFIKRVEKNGKIVKWAPQEKALTHPSTACFFSHCGWNSTMEGISNGVPFLCWPYFTDQFHNRNYICETWKVGLELIPDKNGIVTRHEIKTKLEKLLSDKDIEANSLKLKEMARKSISEGGSSFNNFISFVKQIKQ; translated from the exons ATGCAAGCCTCTGTTCATTTCTCTATCATGGGTAGAAAACCACACGTGATAGTTGTACCATGCCCAGCACAAGGCCATGTTGCTCCACTCATGAAGTTGGCCTACAACTTGGCTAACCATGGTGTTAAGGTCACGTTTGTTAATACAGAATCCACACATGTAAAACTCATGTCTGCAATGTCTGAGAAACTCAAAGAGAAAATCCCAATTCGCCTAGTTTCAGTTCCTGAAGGGTTGGACGGAGAAGATATGAAAGTATTCACAGAGCGTGCACCAAGTACCATGCCACCTCTTCTGCAAAATTTGATTGAAAACATAAACGAGTTAAACATTGATGAGCAAGTAACTCATGTGATTGCTGATGTATCAGCTGGTTGGGCACTGCAAGCAGCCGAGAAAATGGGAATTGAGCGAGTTGCATTTGTGCCCTGTGGAGTAGCAACCTTGGCTTTGGCACTGCATACCCGTAGGCTTACTGAGGCTGGAATGATAGATGTTGATG GAACTCCAATGAAAGATGAGCTTATCAGCCTGTCAAATAGGATTCCTGCCTGGAAAAAAAATGAACTGTCATGGAGCTTCCATGGAAATCCAGAGTGGGAGAAATTCGTGTTTCAACACTTTATACGTACCACCATAGAAATTGTCAAAATTTCCAATTGGCTGCTTGCCAACTCATTTTATGAACTTGAGCCATCAGCCTGTGATTTGATTCCCAACATCTCACCCATAGGTCCATTGTGTGCAAGTGATCATTTGGGAACTTTTGCTGGAAACTTTTGGCCTGAGGATTCAACTTGCTTAAACTGGCTTGATCAACAGCCTCCACGCTCAGTCATTTATGCTGCGTTTGGCAGCACAAGAGTCTGCAACCAGCAACAATTTAATGAACTAGCACTTGGACTTGAGATGGTAGGCCGGCCATTTTTGTGGGTCATTAGATCAGATTTTACAAACGGAAAAGTGGAATTCCCTGATGATTTCATAAAGAGGGTTGAAAAAAATGGGAAGATAGTAAAATGGGCTCCTCAGGAGAAGGCATTGACTCACCCTTCTACTGCGTGTTTCTTTTCTCACTGTGGATGGAATTCAACCATGGAGGGCATAAGCAATGGGGTGCCTTTTCTCTGTTGGCCTTACTTTACAGATCAATTCCATAACAGAAATTACATATGCGAAACTTGGAAGGTTGGTCTAGAATTGATCCCCGATAAAAATGGGATTGTAACTAGGCATGAAATCAAGACGAAGTTAGAGAAATTGCTTTCTGATAAGGATATAGAAGCCAATTCACTGAAGCTGAAGGAAATGGCCAGAAAGAGCATCAGTGAAGGAGGATCATCTTTCAATAATTTCATAAGCTTTGTTAAACAGATAAAGCAATAG
- the LOC110616804 gene encoding UDP-glycosyltransferase 83A1, producing MRASLHFSIMGRKPHVIVVPYPAQGHVAPLMKLAYNLADHGIKVTFVNTESIHVKLMSAMSEKFKEGIPISLVSVPEGLDGEDTRAFLERAPSSMPLLLQNLIENINESNIDDQVTHVIADVTAEWALEAAKKMGIELAAFVPCGVATLAFVLHAHRLTEAGIIDDYGVPMKDEPISLSNSIPAWKKNELAWSFPGNPESEKFLFLNSVLTATENVKISDWLLVNSFYELEPSACDLIPNILPIGPLFASDHLGTFAGNFCAEDSTCLNWLDQQPPRSVIYAGFGSTRACDQQQFNELALGLEMVGQPFLWVVRSNFTNGIVEFPDGFLERVEKHGKIVEWAPQEKALAHPSTACFFSHCGWNSILEGISQGVPFLCWPYFADQFHNRNYMCETWKIGLELIPDENGIVTRHEIKTKLEKLLSDKDIEANSLKLKEMAGKSTSEGGSSFNNLTSFIEQMKQQDV from the exons ATGCGAGCCTCTCTTCATTTCTCAATCATGGGTAGGAAACCGCATGTGATAGTTGTGCCATACCCAGCACAAGGCCATGTTGCTCCACTCATGAAGTTGGCTTACAACTTAGCTGACCATGGGATTAAGGTCACGTTTGTTAACACAGAATCCATACATGTAAAACTCATGTCTGCAATGTCTGAGAAATTCAAAGAGGGAATCCCAATTTCCCTAGTTTCAGTTCCTGAAGGATTGGACGGAGAAGATACTCGAGCATTCCTGGAGCGTGCACCAAGTTCTATGCCACTTCTTCTGCAAAATTTGATTGAAAACATAAACGAATCAAACATTGATGACCAAGTAACTCATGTGATTGCTGATGTAACAGCTGAGTGGGCGCTTGAAGCAGCCAAGAAAATGGGAATCGAGCTAGCTGCATTTGTACCCTGTGGAGTAGCAACCTTGGCTTTTGTACTGCATGCCCATAGGCTTACTGAGGCTGGAATCATAGATGATTATG GAGTTCCAATGAAAGATGAGCCTATCAGCCTGTCAAATAGTATTCCTGCCTGGAAAAAAAATGAACTGGCATGGAGCTTCCCAGGAAATCCAGAGTCGGAGAAATTCTTGTTTCTAAACTCTGTACTCACCGCCACGGAAAATGTCAAAATTTCCGATTGGCTTCTCGTCAACTCATTTTATGAACTTGAGCCATCAGCCTGTGATTTGATTCCCAACATCTTACCCATAGGTCCATTGTTTGCAAGTGATCATTTGGGAACTTTTGCTGGAAACTTTTGCGCTGAAGATTCAACTTGCTTAAACTGGCTTGATCAACAGCCCCCACGCTCAGTCATCTATGCTGGGTTTGGCAGCACAAGAGCCTGCGACCAGCAACAATTTAATGAACTAGCACTTGGGCTTGAGATGGTAGGGCAGCCATTTTTGTGGGTCGTTAGATCAAATTTTACAAATGGAATCGTGGAATTCCCTGATGGGTTCTTAGAGAGAGTTGAAAAACATGGGAAGATAGTCGAATGGGCTCCTCAGGAGAAGGCGTTGGCTCACCCTTCTACTGCATGTTTCTTTTCTCACTGCGGATGGAATTCAATCCTGGAGGGTATAAGCCAGGGGGTGCCTTTCCTATGTTGGCCTTACTTTGCAGATCAATTCCATAACAGAAATTACATGTGTGAAACTTGGAAGATTGGTCTAGAATTGATCCCTGATGAAAATGGGATTGTAACTAGGCATGAAATCAAGACAAAGTTAGAGAAATTGCTTTCTGATAAGGATATAGAAGCCAATTCACTGAAGCTGAAGGAAATGGCTGGAAAGAGCACTAGTGAAGGTGGATCTTCTTTCAATAATTTGACAAGCTTTATTGAACAGATGAAGCAACAGGATGTTTAG
- the LOC110616805 gene encoding UDP-glycosyltransferase 83A1 isoform X1 has protein sequence MGRKPHVIAVPFPAQGHVAPLMKLAYNLANHGVKVTFVNTESTHERLMSAMPEKFKEEIPIGLVSVPDVLEGEDVKKFIEGAPSSMPLLLQNLIKNINELNTDDQVTHVIADVSAGWALEAAKKMGIERAAFVPCGIATLALELHVHRLIEAGILDADGIPMKDEPVSLSSKIPAWKKNEFSWSFPENPQSEKFMFQHLACNTKEDVKISNWLLVNSFYELEPSACDLIPNILPIGPLLASDHLGTYAGNFWAEDSTCLNWLDQQPPRSVIYAAFGSTRIYNQQQLNELALGLEMVGRPFLWVIRSDFTNGKVEFPEGFIKRVEKNGKIVKWAPQEKVLAHPSTACFFSHCGWNSTMEGISKGVPFLCWPYFTDQFHNRNYICQTWKVGLELNPDENGIITRHEIKMKVEKLLSDKDIEANSLKLKEMARESISEGGSSFNNFISFVKQIKQ, from the exons ATGGGAAGGAAACCACATGTGATAGCTGTACCATTCCCTGCACAAGGCCATGTTGCTCCCCTTATGAAGTTGGCCTACAACTTAGCTAACCATGGGGTTAAGGTCACATTTGTTAACACAGAATCCACACATGAGAGACTCATGTCTGCAATGCCTGAGAAATTCAAAGAGGAAATCCCAATTGGGCTAGTTTCAGTTCCTGATGTATTGGAAGGAGAAGATGTGAAAAAATTCATAGAGGGTGCACCAAGTTCTATGCCACTGCTTCTgcaaaatttgattaaaaacataaacgAGTTGAACACTGATGACCAAGTAACTCATGTCATTGCTGATGTATCAGCTGGGTGGGCACTGGAAGCAGCCAAGAAAATGGGAATTGAGCGAGCTGCATTTGTACCTTGTGGGATAGCGACCTTGGCTTTGGAACTGCATGTTCATAGGCTTATTGAGGCTGGAATCCTAGACGCTGATG GAATTCCAATGAAAGATGAGCCTGTCAGCCTGTCAAGCAAGATTCCCGCCTGGAAGAAAAATGAATTCTCATGGAGCTTCCCAGAAAATCCACAGTCGGAGAAATTCATGTTTCAACACTTGGCATGTAACACCAAGGAAGATGTAAAAATTTCCAATTGGCTTCTTGTCAACTCATTTTATGAGCTTGAGCCATCAGCCTGTGATTTGATTCCCAACATCTTACCTATTGGTCCATTGTTGGCAAGTGATCATTTGGGAACTTATGCTGGAAACTTTTGGGCTGAGGATTCCACTTGCTTAAACTGGCTTGATCAGCAACCCCCACGCTCAGTCATCTATGCTGCATTTGGCAGCACAAGAATCTACAACCAGCAACAGCTTAATGAGCTGGCACTCGGTCTGGAGATGGTAGGCCGGCCATTTTTGTGGGTTATTAGATCAGATTTTACAAACGGAAAAGTGGAATTCCCAGAAGGATTCATAAAGAGAGTTGAAAAAAATGGGAAGATAGTGAAATGGGCTCCTCAGGAGAAGGTATTGGCTCACCCTTCTACTGCATGTTTCTTTTCTCACTGTGGGTGGAATTCAACCATGGAGGGCATAAGCAAGGGGGTGCCTTTTCTTTGTTGGCCTTACTTTACAGATCAATTCCATAACAGAAATTACATATGCCAAACATGGAAGGTTGGTCTAGAATTGAACCCTGATGAAAATGGGATTATAACTAGGCATGAAATCAAGATGAAGGTAGAGAAATTGCTTTCTGATAAGGATATAGAGGCCAATTCACTGAAGCTGAAGGAAATGGCTAGAGAGAGCATCAGTGAAGGAGGATCATCTTTCAATAATTTCATAAGCTTTGTTAAACAGATAAAGCAATAG
- the LOC110616805 gene encoding UDP-glycosyltransferase 83A1 isoform X2 yields the protein MKLAYNLANHGVKVTFVNTESTHERLMSAMPEKFKEEIPIGLVSVPDVLEGEDVKKFIEGAPSSMPLLLQNLIKNINELNTDDQVTHVIADVSAGWALEAAKKMGIERAAFVPCGIATLALELHVHRLIEAGILDADGIPMKDEPVSLSSKIPAWKKNEFSWSFPENPQSEKFMFQHLACNTKEDVKISNWLLVNSFYELEPSACDLIPNILPIGPLLASDHLGTYAGNFWAEDSTCLNWLDQQPPRSVIYAAFGSTRIYNQQQLNELALGLEMVGRPFLWVIRSDFTNGKVEFPEGFIKRVEKNGKIVKWAPQEKVLAHPSTACFFSHCGWNSTMEGISKGVPFLCWPYFTDQFHNRNYICQTWKVGLELNPDENGIITRHEIKMKVEKLLSDKDIEANSLKLKEMARESISEGGSSFNNFISFVKQIKQ from the exons ATGAAGTTGGCCTACAACTTAGCTAACCATGGGGTTAAGGTCACATTTGTTAACACAGAATCCACACATGAGAGACTCATGTCTGCAATGCCTGAGAAATTCAAAGAGGAAATCCCAATTGGGCTAGTTTCAGTTCCTGATGTATTGGAAGGAGAAGATGTGAAAAAATTCATAGAGGGTGCACCAAGTTCTATGCCACTGCTTCTgcaaaatttgattaaaaacataaacgAGTTGAACACTGATGACCAAGTAACTCATGTCATTGCTGATGTATCAGCTGGGTGGGCACTGGAAGCAGCCAAGAAAATGGGAATTGAGCGAGCTGCATTTGTACCTTGTGGGATAGCGACCTTGGCTTTGGAACTGCATGTTCATAGGCTTATTGAGGCTGGAATCCTAGACGCTGATG GAATTCCAATGAAAGATGAGCCTGTCAGCCTGTCAAGCAAGATTCCCGCCTGGAAGAAAAATGAATTCTCATGGAGCTTCCCAGAAAATCCACAGTCGGAGAAATTCATGTTTCAACACTTGGCATGTAACACCAAGGAAGATGTAAAAATTTCCAATTGGCTTCTTGTCAACTCATTTTATGAGCTTGAGCCATCAGCCTGTGATTTGATTCCCAACATCTTACCTATTGGTCCATTGTTGGCAAGTGATCATTTGGGAACTTATGCTGGAAACTTTTGGGCTGAGGATTCCACTTGCTTAAACTGGCTTGATCAGCAACCCCCACGCTCAGTCATCTATGCTGCATTTGGCAGCACAAGAATCTACAACCAGCAACAGCTTAATGAGCTGGCACTCGGTCTGGAGATGGTAGGCCGGCCATTTTTGTGGGTTATTAGATCAGATTTTACAAACGGAAAAGTGGAATTCCCAGAAGGATTCATAAAGAGAGTTGAAAAAAATGGGAAGATAGTGAAATGGGCTCCTCAGGAGAAGGTATTGGCTCACCCTTCTACTGCATGTTTCTTTTCTCACTGTGGGTGGAATTCAACCATGGAGGGCATAAGCAAGGGGGTGCCTTTTCTTTGTTGGCCTTACTTTACAGATCAATTCCATAACAGAAATTACATATGCCAAACATGGAAGGTTGGTCTAGAATTGAACCCTGATGAAAATGGGATTATAACTAGGCATGAAATCAAGATGAAGGTAGAGAAATTGCTTTCTGATAAGGATATAGAGGCCAATTCACTGAAGCTGAAGGAAATGGCTAGAGAGAGCATCAGTGAAGGAGGATCATCTTTCAATAATTTCATAAGCTTTGTTAAACAGATAAAGCAATAG